The following coding sequences are from one Desulfosporosinus orientis DSM 765 window:
- a CDS encoding cytochrome b/b6 domain-containing protein, with protein sequence MKHNIKLRKQLKRQLEVTNIKGTFVQSQPIWVRIFHWGFTLCLTGTILTGLQLHKPASFLALKFSKVFTFHIAFVWLAMGFVGIRLSDAIIRKDDSLVPKVQDLKQFPKLIAYYLFLRPSPPPSRKYNSGQVFVYFSWILLFLATSFLGLVSYWQGEHLVWVWRLVGGFQVIRWTKFTISIYFLATIPLHIYLSLTENISRLQAMFTGYERK encoded by the coding sequence ATGAAACATAATATTAAATTAAGAAAGCAGCTTAAGAGACAACTTGAAGTGACTAATATCAAGGGGACGTTTGTACAGTCTCAGCCTATCTGGGTTAGAATCTTTCATTGGGGGTTCACCCTGTGTTTAACCGGTACAATTTTGACCGGCCTCCAGTTACACAAGCCGGCCAGCTTCTTGGCCCTGAAATTCAGTAAAGTTTTTACATTTCATATAGCTTTTGTATGGTTGGCAATGGGATTTGTCGGAATACGCCTTTCAGATGCCATTATTCGAAAGGACGATTCATTAGTACCGAAAGTTCAAGATCTTAAACAATTCCCGAAACTTATTGCCTATTATCTCTTTTTGCGCCCATCTCCTCCGCCAAGCCGAAAATATAACAGCGGACAAGTCTTTGTTTATTTTTCCTGGATTCTCCTTTTCCTCGCAACAAGCTTCCTTGGCTTAGTTTCTTACTGGCAAGGAGAGCATCTGGTTTGGGTCTGGAGATTGGTGGGAGGATTCCAAGTTATTCGCTGGACAAAGTTTACGATTTCCATCTATTTTCTGGCAACAATCCCTCTTCATATATATCTAAGTTTAACCGAAAATATAAGCCGTCTTCAGGCTATGTTCACTGGTTACGAACGAAAATAA
- a CDS encoding nickel-dependent hydrogenase large subunit, translating into MTILEKKIIFPMTRIHNPMVVEAWLEDGEIKDAYISDPLYRGFEQILIGRSALDMPYYTQRICGICSSAHAITAALAVEQSLGMQVPPNGVLLRNLIFASDIIQNHLRHIYLYIMPDYFRGPDLAPFIPHSEYDLRFSSKENTLLTEHYFKSFEISRLAHSAFAVFGGKAPHGHGIVPGGASMEVNADNINRYRGYMMEILSFIEDILIPDMTLIKERYPEYIQLGKGIGNYMSVGGFPSPEGSTLFTQGVLLQGKRENYDEKNVTEDVTFAWYKPHGPLHPMEEDTVPDRSQAKGYTWVKSPRYRGQPVEVGPLARAIINKEEIIGTGTIGRIWARMIELNKLTKTTLEWLNRLEPRAETLNLKMEQSSGVGIGLHEAMRGSLGHWVSVENGRVKHYQIVTPSALNFGARDETGTRSVGESSLLGLKIQSKDLYEAGRVIRSFDPCFSCSVHIFDGTKVRTLRIPV; encoded by the coding sequence GTGACCATTCTGGAAAAGAAAATAATTTTCCCAATGACCCGAATTCACAATCCAATGGTAGTGGAAGCATGGCTGGAAGATGGCGAAATTAAAGATGCCTATATCTCGGATCCTCTTTATCGAGGATTTGAACAAATTCTCATTGGCCGTTCTGCACTGGATATGCCTTACTATACCCAGCGCATCTGCGGCATTTGTTCCTCAGCCCACGCTATTACTGCTGCTCTAGCTGTGGAACAATCCTTAGGGATGCAAGTTCCGCCCAATGGGGTTTTGCTGCGTAATCTTATTTTCGCCAGCGATATTATCCAAAACCATCTTCGTCACATCTACCTCTATATCATGCCGGATTATTTCCGTGGCCCGGATCTTGCTCCCTTTATTCCTCATTCTGAATATGATTTACGCTTTTCTTCAAAGGAAAATACTTTACTCACAGAGCATTATTTTAAATCTTTCGAAATATCCCGATTAGCCCATTCAGCTTTTGCAGTTTTTGGGGGCAAAGCCCCTCATGGTCATGGAATCGTGCCCGGTGGAGCAAGTATGGAAGTTAATGCAGACAATATAAACCGTTATCGAGGCTATATGATGGAGATCCTTAGCTTTATTGAGGATATACTTATTCCAGATATGACTCTGATAAAGGAGCGTTATCCTGAATATATCCAGCTTGGCAAAGGAATTGGCAACTATATGTCGGTTGGTGGTTTCCCCAGTCCCGAGGGAAGTACCCTTTTTACGCAAGGGGTTCTTCTGCAAGGAAAGAGGGAGAACTATGACGAAAAAAATGTTACCGAAGATGTTACATTTGCTTGGTATAAGCCACATGGTCCTCTGCATCCTATGGAAGAAGACACGGTTCCCGACCGCAGTCAAGCTAAAGGATACACCTGGGTGAAATCCCCTCGTTATCGCGGACAGCCTGTAGAAGTGGGCCCTTTAGCCCGAGCAATTATAAATAAAGAAGAAATTATCGGCACCGGTACTATTGGCAGGATATGGGCGCGTATGATTGAGCTTAATAAACTGACAAAAACCACTTTGGAATGGCTTAACCGTCTCGAACCACGGGCAGAAACACTCAATCTAAAAATGGAGCAAAGTTCCGGTGTCGGAATTGGCCTTCATGAGGCCATGCGAGGGTCCTTAGGGCATTGGGTGTCTGTGGAAAATGGGAGAGTTAAACACTATCAAATAGTGACACCTTCTGCCTTAAACTTTGGAGCGCGTGATGAAACAGGAACACGAAGTGTTGGCGAATCATCGTTGCTGGGATTGAAAATACAATCTAAAGATCTTTACGAAGCAGGTCGTGTTATTCGTTCCTTCGACCCCTGTTTTTCTTGTAGTGTTCATATTTTTGACGGAACTAAAGTCCGAACATTAAGAATTCCCGTCTGA
- a CDS encoding 5' nucleotidase, NT5C type, whose amino-acid sequence MRIGVDIDGVISDSYPLWLDELNRHYGKNIPFVDDYNMHLSFDVSPEDMNEFFETNVERLLMRPEAISGAREGIESLRQEGHEIIYVTARTLDQEELTAHWFELKGIYYNQVLFTGFGSKLDAVKQWGIEVFIEDYLENAKLIAEYGVPVFLIDTTYNQEELPPGITRCHSWEDIIAGIRKISPKSS is encoded by the coding sequence GTGCGTATTGGAGTCGATATTGATGGTGTCATATCTGATAGCTACCCTCTATGGTTGGATGAATTAAATCGGCATTACGGTAAGAATATACCTTTTGTCGACGATTACAATATGCATTTATCATTTGATGTTAGCCCTGAAGACATGAATGAATTTTTTGAGACAAATGTTGAACGACTGTTGATGAGGCCTGAAGCTATTTCCGGGGCAAGAGAAGGAATAGAGTCTTTGCGTCAGGAAGGCCATGAAATTATTTATGTTACAGCAAGGACCCTTGATCAAGAAGAGCTTACTGCTCATTGGTTTGAACTAAAAGGAATCTATTATAATCAGGTGCTCTTCACTGGTTTTGGCAGCAAGCTGGATGCTGTAAAACAATGGGGAATTGAGGTTTTTATTGAAGATTATCTGGAAAATGCTAAGTTAATTGCCGAATATGGTGTGCCGGTATTTCTTATTGATACGACTTATAACCAAGAGGAGCTTCCTCCGGGCATTACTCGCTGTCATAGCTGGGAAGATATCATTGCCGGTATACGAAAGATTAGCCCCAAAAGTTCTTAA
- a CDS encoding hydrogenase small subunit — translation MLSRRDFFKLVIKGAVLGNFCQLISPPLAEAVTAGEVNKLPVVMIETGSCTGDSISLDNIWTPTFSDILTNITDWRCDWVMNQVQGDAAYGILQETYEKMPNEYVLIVQGSMIQRDNGHYNHVAYENGKLITGIDLVRRIGLKAKYVLAIGSCATFGGPVSGYPNPTQATGVQNILPERRVINVSGCPAHPDWIMGTLLHLALYGEPELEKFGRPKMFYGETVHNRCPRRKDYDQGVFATEIGQKGCLFRVGCKGPVTYSDCPIRRWNDRFNWPIGCNTPCIGCTEPGYPDLMSPFSAHLPDIPFPGGTKANTDAIGLGVLGLTSVAITGHLATSLYKGRIQKNLLKTTVKTKRRPALKKVKTIHKYRLKKP, via the coding sequence ATGCTTAGCAGACGAGACTTTTTTAAATTAGTTATTAAAGGTGCTGTGCTGGGGAATTTCTGTCAACTTATTTCTCCTCCTCTAGCTGAAGCCGTTACTGCAGGAGAGGTTAATAAACTCCCTGTCGTTATGATTGAAACTGGATCCTGCACAGGAGACAGTATTTCCTTAGATAATATATGGACACCCACCTTTTCAGATATTCTCACAAACATTACAGATTGGCGCTGTGATTGGGTGATGAATCAGGTCCAAGGAGATGCTGCGTATGGAATTCTTCAGGAGACCTATGAGAAAATGCCCAACGAATACGTTCTTATTGTTCAAGGTTCTATGATCCAGCGTGATAACGGTCATTATAACCACGTCGCATATGAAAACGGCAAGTTAATCACCGGTATTGATCTTGTACGACGCATAGGCCTCAAAGCCAAATATGTTTTGGCTATAGGAAGTTGCGCGACCTTTGGCGGCCCAGTTTCCGGTTACCCTAATCCGACTCAGGCAACTGGCGTTCAAAACATACTGCCGGAACGAAGAGTCATCAACGTTTCCGGTTGTCCTGCTCATCCCGATTGGATCATGGGCACATTACTCCATCTGGCCTTATATGGTGAACCTGAACTAGAGAAATTCGGTCGTCCAAAAATGTTTTATGGTGAAACTGTCCATAATCGCTGTCCTCGCAGAAAAGACTATGATCAAGGAGTTTTCGCCACAGAAATAGGTCAGAAAGGATGTCTATTTCGTGTAGGCTGTAAAGGGCCGGTTACATACTCGGATTGCCCGATTCGACGTTGGAATGATCGTTTTAATTGGCCTATTGGCTGTAACACACCTTGTATTGGCTGTACCGAACCTGGGTATCCTGATCTAATGTCACCATTCTCCGCTCATTTACCCGACATTCCTTTCCCTGGAGGAACTAAAGCAAACACAGACGCTATTGGGCTTGGAGTCCTGGGATTAACCTCGGTTGCTATTACTGGTCATTTGGCCACATCCCTTTACAAAGGACGCATCCAAAAAAATTTACTGAAGACCACCGTTAAGACCAAGCGACGGCCTGCCTTGAAAAAAGTCAAAACTATTCACAAATATCGACTAAAAAAACCTTAA
- the greA gene encoding transcription elongation factor GreA: MTNKEVVLTIEGLKKLEEELELLKTVRRREVAARIKQALDFGDISENSEYDDAKNEQAFIEGRIITLEKMLRNARVIDEVEGTETVALGAKVRLKDVDYDDEEDYFIVGSAEADPSTNKISNESPVGKAVLGHPKGTIVEVNVPAGTVRYQILDIQK, translated from the coding sequence ATGACTAATAAAGAAGTTGTTCTTACAATTGAAGGTCTAAAAAAGCTTGAGGAAGAGCTGGAATTACTGAAAACTGTGAGGCGTCGGGAAGTTGCTGCACGCATTAAACAAGCCCTTGACTTTGGTGATATAAGCGAAAATTCCGAGTATGATGATGCCAAAAATGAACAGGCTTTTATCGAGGGCAGAATTATAACGCTTGAGAAAATGCTCAGAAATGCCAGAGTCATTGATGAAGTTGAAGGCACAGAAACCGTAGCTTTAGGCGCTAAAGTACGTCTGAAAGATGTGGATTATGACGACGAGGAAGATTATTTCATCGTTGGTTCAGCTGAGGCAGATCCAAGTACTAATAAGATTTCAAATGAGTCTCCCGTTGGAAAGGCCGTCCTGGGCCATCCCAAAGGAACTATCGTAGAAGTGAATGTTCCAGCGGGTACTGTACGTTATCAAATTCTCGATATCCAAAAATGA
- the nadE gene encoding NAD(+) synthase, with amino-acid sequence MWTDEELAARIEQAVDWIRQKVTEANAKGVVVGISGGVDSAVVAGLCARAFPDNCVGVIMPSHSNPEDAEDALWIAEGFEIRTLEVNLSGAHTQVMGQVKKGLESMGYELVAEKMSQGNLKARLRMSTLYAAANALNYLVVGTDNAPESYTGYFTKYGDGGVDILPISSLTKTEVRAWARILGLPMRIAGRVPTAGLWPGQTDESEMGITYEQIDRYLLGEEVPAVVKERIESLHRQSEHKRHLPPSLELPKMERLD; translated from the coding sequence ATGTGGACAGATGAAGAATTAGCAGCTCGCATTGAGCAAGCAGTTGATTGGATTCGACAAAAGGTAACTGAGGCAAATGCAAAGGGCGTCGTTGTGGGGATTTCCGGAGGAGTTGACTCGGCAGTCGTTGCCGGACTTTGTGCGCGAGCATTTCCGGATAACTGTGTTGGTGTAATTATGCCTAGTCATTCTAATCCTGAAGACGCTGAAGATGCTTTATGGATTGCCGAAGGATTTGAAATTAGAACTTTGGAAGTTAATTTGAGCGGTGCTCATACCCAAGTAATGGGACAAGTTAAAAAAGGGTTGGAAAGTATGGGCTATGAATTAGTAGCAGAAAAAATGAGCCAGGGAAATTTGAAAGCTCGTTTGCGCATGTCTACGCTCTATGCCGCTGCAAATGCTCTAAACTATTTAGTGGTTGGAACAGATAATGCACCAGAAAGCTATACCGGCTATTTCACGAAATATGGGGACGGCGGAGTTGATATCTTACCCATCAGCTCACTTACCAAAACTGAAGTACGTGCTTGGGCAAGGATATTGGGCCTTCCAATGAGAATTGCAGGTCGTGTTCCCACGGCAGGTCTGTGGCCCGGACAGACCGATGAATCTGAAATGGGGATTACCTATGAGCAAATAGATCGTTATCTGCTTGGGGAAGAAGTTCCAGCAGTAGTCAAAGAACGCATAGAGTCACTTCATCGTCAAAGCGAACACAAACGTCATTTACCGCCAAGTCTTGAGCTCCCTAAAATGGAGAGGCTGGATTAA
- a CDS encoding N-acetylmuramoyl-L-alanine amidase has protein sequence MKVCIDPGHGGYDPGAVGFGLKEKDLTLDICLRLQPLLEFNGISTVLTRNGDYAPGNFENYPRGELGARVNIAESENVDLFVSVHINAGGGTGAEVLIIGTGGKAESAAYQVLPHLVEGGNWANRGVKVQNILVLRDTTMPAILTENGFIDNIIDAGKLKETDFRQTLAVVHAKGICDYFGIQYQEPLQPTPSVMYRVILDGKQTIALSFQEKAIFEVKNAVDGGLASEGVVQRTTDNVIVYEYKSSGNISKTPIMGEETIIVEQCRQFLLNYNPDAPDIISYYKIHGERLGIKWGYAVAQMIRETGYLKFTGVVKAEQNNYAGIGAVGEGAQGATFSSESEGVLAHLEHLYAYAVKDPLPMGVPKVDPRFDLIERGSCPNWEDLNGRWAVPGDGYGENVVRIYHEMAQEIISDNEEISILKMIYEIVSKYFDGK, from the coding sequence GTGAAAGTATGTATTGATCCGGGTCATGGGGGGTATGATCCTGGAGCTGTTGGCTTTGGTCTAAAAGAGAAAGATCTGACGTTGGATATTTGCCTCAGACTTCAGCCATTGCTAGAGTTTAACGGTATAAGTACAGTTTTAACACGAAACGGGGATTACGCTCCGGGGAACTTTGAGAATTATCCCAGAGGAGAGCTAGGGGCTAGGGTTAATATTGCAGAATCTGAAAATGTAGATCTATTTGTATCTGTCCATATAAATGCAGGTGGAGGAACAGGAGCAGAGGTGCTTATTATCGGCACCGGAGGAAAGGCAGAAAGTGCTGCATACCAAGTTTTACCTCATCTTGTGGAAGGGGGCAATTGGGCAAATCGCGGAGTGAAGGTTCAAAATATCCTGGTACTCCGAGATACGACTATGCCTGCTATCCTTACAGAAAATGGGTTTATTGATAATATAATTGATGCTGGAAAGTTAAAGGAGACTGATTTCCGTCAGACTCTTGCGGTAGTACATGCTAAAGGGATTTGTGATTATTTTGGGATACAATATCAGGAGCCGCTTCAGCCAACTCCTAGTGTGATGTACCGTGTTATTTTAGATGGGAAACAGACAATTGCATTAAGTTTTCAAGAGAAGGCTATTTTTGAAGTTAAAAATGCAGTGGATGGAGGTCTAGCCTCTGAGGGAGTTGTTCAGCGAACAACAGATAATGTTATTGTTTATGAGTACAAGTCATCTGGTAATATTTCAAAAACTCCGATTATGGGTGAAGAGACCATCATAGTTGAGCAGTGTAGGCAGTTTTTGCTTAACTACAACCCCGATGCCCCGGATATCATTTCCTACTACAAGATCCATGGGGAAAGACTAGGAATTAAATGGGGTTATGCAGTGGCTCAAATGATAAGAGAAACTGGATATCTCAAATTTACGGGAGTTGTAAAAGCTGAGCAAAATAATTATGCTGGGATTGGAGCCGTTGGTGAGGGTGCTCAAGGTGCAACTTTTTCTTCAGAGAGTGAAGGGGTGTTGGCTCACTTAGAGCATCTTTATGCCTATGCTGTAAAAGATCCGTTACCTATGGGCGTTCCAAAAGTAGATCCGCGGTTTGATTTGATCGAGAGAGGAAGCTGTCCGAACTGGGAGGATTTGAATGGACGCTGGGCGGTACCTGGGGACGGTTATGGTGAGAACGTGGTTAGAATCTATCATGAAATGGCTCAGGAAATAATCTCAGATAACGAGGAAATATCAATATTGAAGATGATTTATGAAATCGTCTCTAAGTACTTTGATGGAAAATAG
- a CDS encoding nicotinate phosphoribosyltransferase, which yields MENRTMLTDLYQLTMMQGHLMNGSQNKEAVFDVYFRSLPFKGGYALAAGLEQVVEYIENLSFKEEDLAYLRSLNLFNEEFIEELGSFRFTGDIDAIPEGTPVFPYEPLLRVKGRIFETQLLETAILNLVNFETLIATKASRVVSAADGGAVMEFGLRRAQGPDAGVLGARAAFIGGCKSTSNVQAGMRYGIPVSGTQAHSWIQCFPSELEAFRAYARTFPDLCLLLVDTYNVLKSGVPNAIKVGLELEAEGHHFLGIRLDSGDLTYLSKEARRMLDEAGLKEAIIVASNDLDEETIFAIRTQGAAINAWGVGTNLITSKSNPTLGGVYKLAAEGEQGDFQPRLKVSENVNKITNPGIKKVVRFYDRAGKAMADLIALEDEVFDEGKLLTIFDPIQTWKRKTLRNFKTRELLIPVFRDGNRVYKLPDLQEIQGYAQKELGTLWDEVKRLTNPHRYIVDLSANLFELKQQLLLTIHNDIKEK from the coding sequence ATGGAAAATCGAACTATGTTGACGGATCTCTATCAATTGACGATGATGCAGGGACATTTAATGAACGGGTCCCAAAATAAAGAAGCAGTATTTGATGTTTATTTTCGCTCCCTACCCTTTAAAGGAGGATATGCTCTGGCAGCCGGGTTGGAACAAGTTGTTGAGTATATCGAAAACCTTTCCTTTAAAGAAGAGGATCTGGCGTATTTAAGAAGCTTAAATTTGTTTAATGAGGAATTTATCGAGGAATTAGGAAGCTTTCGTTTCACTGGGGATATTGACGCAATTCCTGAAGGAACTCCTGTTTTTCCGTACGAGCCCCTTTTGAGAGTAAAAGGCCGGATTTTTGAAACTCAGCTTCTGGAGACCGCTATACTTAACTTAGTAAATTTTGAAACTCTTATTGCTACAAAAGCTTCGCGTGTTGTTTCGGCGGCCGATGGAGGAGCAGTTATGGAGTTCGGTTTGCGGAGAGCCCAAGGGCCAGACGCCGGGGTCCTAGGAGCACGGGCAGCTTTTATCGGAGGATGCAAATCCACTTCCAATGTTCAGGCAGGTATGAGGTACGGAATTCCGGTTTCAGGAACCCAGGCTCATAGCTGGATTCAATGTTTTCCGTCAGAATTGGAAGCATTCCGCGCCTATGCTCGCACGTTTCCGGATCTTTGTTTGCTGCTTGTAGATACGTATAATGTGCTTAAATCGGGAGTGCCAAACGCCATCAAAGTGGGATTAGAACTGGAGGCAGAAGGACATCATTTTTTGGGGATTCGATTAGACAGTGGCGACTTAACCTATTTATCTAAAGAAGCTCGTCGAATGCTGGATGAAGCAGGACTTAAAGAGGCTATTATTGTTGCTTCAAATGATTTAGATGAGGAAACAATTTTTGCTATTCGTACCCAAGGGGCGGCGATTAATGCCTGGGGTGTGGGAACGAATTTAATCACTTCCAAGAGCAATCCTACATTAGGGGGAGTTTACAAGCTAGCAGCAGAGGGTGAGCAGGGAGATTTTCAACCGCGCTTAAAGGTTTCGGAAAACGTTAATAAAATTACCAATCCTGGAATTAAGAAAGTTGTGCGATTTTACGACAGAGCTGGAAAGGCAATGGCAGATCTCATTGCTCTGGAGGATGAAGTGTTTGATGAGGGCAAATTACTGACAATTTTTGATCCTATTCAAACCTGGAAAAGAAAAACATTAAGGAATTTTAAAACTAGAGAACTCTTGATACCTGTGTTCAGAGATGGGAATCGAGTGTATAAATTGCCAGATCTCCAGGAAATTCAAGGTTATGCTCAAAAGGAACTAGGTACATTATGGGATGAAGTGAAACGATTGACGAATCCACATCGCTATATCGTCGATTTATCTGCCAATCTTTTTGAGTTAAAGCAACAATTACTTTTGACGATTCACAATGATATTAAAGAAAAATAG
- the murC gene encoding UDP-N-acetylmuramate--L-alanine ligase: protein MSLHIHFVGIKGTGMSALAQISTQIDGATITGSDVEESFYTDSVLKRANIPVLSFSPLNVENTDLVVASAAYTNKHPEIARALELNIPVLSYPQYLGRLLARKRGICVTGTHGKTTTTAMMGLVLLQTGLDPTIVVGSDVPSIGGNAHAGKGEYFLAESCEYRRHFLNYTPEHLIITNIEFDHPDYFKDLNDVISAFAELAQKVPANGHIYVWDEDPNRQSLKSAATITTFGLSESADIRATDILFKDERSSMKIMIKGQYVGNLDLHVAGRHNILNALATIALCYQIGIPVTDILTSLSQFSGTKRRFEHIGSNTNGALIVDDYAHHPTEIRTTLEGARLSFPDRRIRAIFQPHTFSRTEKLLHEFSQAFQGADEVVIADIFASARELDHYTVSAPSLAEMILQQGIQARYIGPLDDIKVYLNQTLRPEDLVLTLGAGDIYKVGLEIVS, encoded by the coding sequence TTGTCATTACATATTCATTTTGTAGGTATTAAAGGTACAGGAATGAGTGCACTGGCTCAAATAAGCACTCAGATTGATGGAGCAACCATAACCGGCTCCGATGTAGAAGAAAGTTTCTATACCGACAGTGTCTTGAAACGCGCCAATATCCCCGTTTTAAGTTTTTCTCCCCTTAACGTAGAGAATACAGACCTAGTGGTTGCCTCTGCCGCTTATACTAATAAACATCCTGAAATAGCCCGAGCTCTTGAACTAAATATCCCTGTCTTAAGTTATCCTCAATACCTGGGACGTTTGCTTGCCAGAAAACGGGGGATTTGCGTAACCGGAACTCATGGCAAAACTACAACCACCGCTATGATGGGCCTTGTCTTACTCCAAACCGGATTAGATCCCACCATTGTTGTTGGCAGTGATGTCCCAAGTATTGGCGGAAATGCACATGCCGGAAAAGGCGAATACTTTTTAGCGGAATCCTGTGAGTATCGCCGACATTTTCTTAATTACACTCCAGAACATCTGATCATCACAAATATTGAATTTGATCACCCAGATTATTTTAAAGACCTTAATGATGTTATCTCAGCATTTGCAGAATTAGCTCAAAAAGTACCTGCGAACGGTCATATTTACGTTTGGGATGAAGATCCAAACAGACAGTCCCTAAAATCGGCTGCAACCATTACAACGTTTGGACTTTCAGAAAGCGCCGATATACGAGCAACTGACATCCTTTTTAAAGACGAAAGAAGTTCCATGAAGATTATGATCAAAGGTCAGTATGTCGGCAATTTAGATCTTCATGTTGCAGGAAGGCATAATATTCTCAATGCTCTGGCTACCATTGCTTTATGCTATCAAATAGGCATACCTGTAACAGATATCTTAACCAGCTTAAGTCAGTTCAGTGGTACAAAAAGGCGGTTTGAGCACATTGGCAGCAATACTAATGGGGCCTTAATCGTTGATGACTATGCCCATCATCCAACAGAGATTCGTACGACATTGGAAGGAGCCCGCCTTTCATTCCCTGACCGTCGTATCCGTGCAATTTTTCAACCTCACACCTTTAGCAGAACAGAAAAACTCTTGCATGAATTCTCTCAAGCTTTTCAAGGGGCTGATGAAGTTGTCATTGCGGATATTTTTGCTTCAGCCCGAGAGCTTGATCATTACACAGTTTCTGCACCAAGTTTAGCTGAGATGATTTTGCAGCAAGGAATCCAAGCTCGTTATATTGGTCCTTTAGACGACATCAAAGTCTATTTAAACCAAACTCTCAGACCCGAAGATCTGGTCTTAACCTTAGGGGCTGGTGATATCTATAAAGTCGGGTTAGAGATTGTCAGCTAA
- a CDS encoding ATP-binding protein: MSVAKFYCEADWEYFVNMKRELIELREYKTKLQEMVDKKSQELKKEIEKRMEIERKLSTLECEVTKLERLNLIGQLAAGLGHEVRNPMTTIKGFLQMLQDKEDLHTYKNYFDLMIDELDRTNAIITDFLSLAKNKPKEIQRQSLNNLLENLYTLLQADAYSQGKKCIFEPGEIPDIDIDVNEITQLVLNLARNGLEAMSQDGCLIIRTFMEGSNIILSVQDEGKGIDTEHLTKLGTPFFTTKENGTGLGLPLCYSIADRHNAQIEVESGPNGTTFYVLFPKTVGSYIV; encoded by the coding sequence ATGAGTGTTGCAAAATTTTATTGTGAAGCGGACTGGGAATACTTTGTTAATATGAAAAGAGAGTTAATAGAGTTAAGGGAGTATAAAACTAAGCTCCAAGAGATGGTTGATAAAAAAAGTCAAGAACTTAAAAAAGAGATCGAGAAACGGATGGAAATTGAACGCAAACTATCTACGCTGGAGTGTGAAGTGACAAAGTTAGAACGTTTAAATTTAATAGGTCAATTGGCTGCCGGTCTCGGGCATGAAGTTCGAAACCCGATGACAACAATAAAAGGGTTTCTTCAAATGCTGCAAGACAAAGAGGACTTGCATACATACAAAAACTATTTTGACTTAATGATCGATGAACTAGATAGAACGAATGCTATCATCACAGATTTTCTGTCTCTTGCTAAGAATAAGCCAAAAGAAATACAACGACAGTCTCTAAACAATTTATTAGAAAACTTATATACTTTATTGCAAGCCGATGCCTACAGTCAAGGTAAGAAATGTATTTTTGAGCCAGGTGAAATACCTGACATTGACATTGACGTAAACGAAATCACTCAGTTAGTATTAAACTTAGCTCGAAACGGCCTTGAAGCAATGTCACAAGATGGGTGCCTGATTATTAGGACGTTTATGGAAGGCTCTAATATCATTTTAAGTGTTCAAGATGAAGGGAAAGGTATTGATACCGAACATTTAACCAAACTAGGGACTCCATTTTTTACTACGAAGGAAAATGGAACCGGCTTGGGTCTGCCGTTATGTTATAGTATTGCTGATCGGCATAACGCACAAATTGAGGTTGAAAGTGGCCCGAACGGAACTACTTTCTATGTTCTATTTCCTAAAACTGTAGGTTCTTATATCGTTTAA